The proteins below are encoded in one region of Tessaracoccus aquimaris:
- the recO gene encoding DNA repair protein RecO codes for MPTYRDEAVVLRTHQLGEADRIITLLTRTHGKVRAVAKGVRRTSSKFGGRLEPFQHVDIQFAEGRGSLEVVTQVEALHSSRLAADYSRFTAAQVLVETTDRLIAEEGTPSLQQYRLLLGAILALERGDLPAPLIVDSFLLRALAIAGYAVATASCAECGNEEVRWFSPQGGGAVCTGCRTPGSATLDGDDVAHLGALLAGDWAAALTAQRNVATRVDGMVVAYSTWHLDRALRSLPYFER; via the coding sequence GTGCCCACCTACCGTGACGAAGCAGTGGTGCTGCGGACCCACCAACTCGGTGAGGCCGACCGCATCATCACGCTGCTGACGCGCACCCACGGGAAGGTCCGCGCCGTCGCGAAGGGGGTGCGCCGCACGTCAAGCAAGTTCGGCGGCCGCCTCGAGCCGTTCCAGCACGTCGACATCCAGTTCGCGGAGGGCCGAGGCTCGCTTGAGGTCGTCACGCAGGTCGAGGCGCTGCACTCCAGCAGGCTGGCCGCCGACTACTCGCGCTTCACCGCGGCGCAGGTGCTCGTCGAGACGACCGACCGCCTGATCGCAGAGGAGGGGACGCCGTCGCTGCAGCAGTACCGACTGCTGCTCGGTGCGATCCTCGCGCTGGAGCGCGGCGATCTCCCCGCCCCACTGATCGTCGACTCGTTCCTGCTGCGCGCCCTGGCGATCGCCGGGTACGCCGTGGCGACGGCGTCGTGCGCCGAGTGCGGCAACGAAGAGGTCCGATGGTTCTCGCCCCAGGGCGGCGGCGCGGTGTGCACCGGGTGCCGCACGCCAGGCTCTGCGACCCTCGACGGTGACGACGTGGCGCACCTCGGCGCGCTGCTCGCGGGGGACTGGGCGGCGGCGCTGACGGCGCAGCGCAACGTCGCGACGCGGGTCGACGGCATGGTGGTCGCCTACTCGACGTGGCACCTCGACCGGGCGCTCAGGTCGCTTCCCTACTTCGAGCGCTGA